From Thermosinus carboxydivorans Nor1, a single genomic window includes:
- a CDS encoding site-specific DNA-methyltransferase — translation MEFPKVQKEIFNPISENVKKLAQVFPSVVKDGQVDFEALKAELGQFETASEKLSERYELGWAGKEDAKRLANTDIVGRTLKYIPEDSKNPDTTENLYIEGDNLEVLKLLRNSYYNKIKMIYIDPPYNTGNDFIYRDDFKVSEEENALLEGEKDEYGERLIVNQKSNGRFHSNWLSMIYPRLKVAKDLLTEDGVIFISIDDNEVHNLKKICDEIFGEENFIACFTWVKKKKGSHLSKTIRNMVEYILLFGKNALKIELFGEEAYSNKWQPLVKRTNAPKTLVFPAKKVETTLNDGIYQAGVYGEGTSSLLFETDIIIKNNLVINEITVTGPFVWTQSKLNEELELGTRVSLSSKFGFNVFRADQDEKIKRPVDILDNKMSVGTNEDAYQELLSIFNVENILDYPKPVSLLKYLINTIGYFNKEFTVLDFFSGSATTAHAVMQLNAEDGGNRKFIMVQLPEPCDEKSEAYKAGFKNICEIGKERIRRAGEKIKEENKDKEGIENLDIGFKVFRVADTNIRWFSEAIKSENMTLEESMMSDKDRLDFNPGFTDIDVVYEILLRHRDIPLSAKVEKLSEIGERTYIFADTVVVCLEENVTESIIDKIATIEPMPMKIIFRDSAFGDDITLKTNTMLRLEAQMKKNSGEKKKAYRVEFI, via the coding sequence GTGGAGTTTCCCAAAGTGCAGAAAGAGATATTTAATCCGATCAGTGAAAATGTAAAAAAACTGGCGCAAGTTTTCCCGTCAGTAGTGAAAGACGGGCAGGTTGATTTTGAGGCTTTGAAAGCTGAATTGGGCCAGTTTGAAACCGCCAGCGAAAAACTGTCCGAACGCTATGAGCTTGGCTGGGCGGGAAAAGAGGATGCAAAGCGGCTGGCAAACACGGATATTGTAGGACGGACGCTGAAATACATTCCAGAGGATAGTAAAAACCCCGACACTACTGAGAATTTGTACATTGAAGGGGATAATCTGGAGGTTTTGAAGCTGCTCCGAAACAGCTATTATAACAAGATTAAAATGATTTACATAGATCCGCCTTATAATACGGGTAATGATTTTATTTACAGGGACGATTTCAAGGTCAGCGAAGAAGAAAATGCTTTGTTAGAGGGAGAAAAGGATGAATATGGAGAGCGGCTTATTGTTAATCAGAAAAGCAATGGCAGATTTCACTCTAACTGGCTGTCGATGATATATCCGAGACTGAAGGTGGCAAAGGATTTGTTGACGGAAGATGGGGTTATATTTATTAGTATTGATGATAATGAAGTACACAATTTAAAGAAGATTTGTGATGAGATCTTTGGGGAAGAAAATTTTATTGCTTGTTTTACATGGGTTAAAAAGAAAAAGGGTAGTCATTTATCGAAAACAATTAGAAATATGGTTGAATATATTTTGCTATTTGGAAAAAATGCTTTAAAAATTGAGTTGTTTGGAGAAGAAGCATATAGTAATAAATGGCAACCATTAGTAAAAAGAACTAATGCTCCGAAGACTTTAGTATTTCCTGCAAAAAAAGTTGAAACTACGCTTAATGATGGGATTTATCAAGCGGGTGTTTATGGAGAAGGTACATCTTCATTGCTTTTTGAGACAGATATTATTATAAAAAATAATTTGGTTATAAATGAAATAACTGTAACTGGCCCATTTGTCTGGACACAATCGAAGCTAAACGAAGAATTAGAATTGGGTACTAGAGTTTCCTTATCGTCAAAATTTGGGTTTAATGTATTTAGAGCGGATCAGGATGAGAAAATTAAGAGACCTGTAGATATATTAGACAATAAAATGAGTGTTGGAACAAATGAAGATGCTTACCAAGAATTGTTATCAATATTTAATGTAGAAAATATATTGGATTATCCAAAACCTGTTTCTTTATTAAAGTACCTTATTAATACAATTGGCTATTTTAATAAAGAATTTACAGTTTTGGACTTCTTTTCTGGCTCTGCCACTACTGCCCACGCAGTTATGCAGCTTAATGCCGAAGACGGAGGCAACCGTAAGTTTATCATGGTGCAGCTTCCCGAACCATGTGACGAAAAAAGTGAAGCATATAAGGCAGGATTTAAAAATATATGTGAAATCGGCAAAGAACGTATCCGCAGGGCTGGGGAAAAGATAAAAGAAGAAAATAAGGATAAAGAAGGCATTGAAAATCTGGACATAGGCTTTAAGGTCTTCAGGGTAGCGGATACTAACATCCGCTGGTTTAGCGAGGCAATCAAGTCTGAAAACATGACCTTGGAAGAAAGCATGATGTCAGATAAAGACAGGCTTGACTTCAACCCAGGCTTTACCGACATCGATGTGGTTTATGAGATATTGTTAAGGCACAGGGATATTCCGCTGTCTGCAAAAGTGGAAAAGCTGTCTGAGATCGGCGAACGTACCTATATTTTTGCCGATACGGTGGTAGTCTGCCTTGAGGAGAATGTAACCGAAAGTATTATTGATAAAATTGCGACCATAGAACCGATGCCCATGAAGATAATCTTCCGCGACAGCGCTTTCGGCGATGACATAACCCTTAAAACCAACACCATGCTCAGGCTTGAAGCCCAGATGAAAAAGAACAGCGGCGAAAAGAAAAAGGCCTACAGGGTTGAGTTCATTTAA
- a CDS encoding YtxH domain-containing protein, which translates to MAISDLLEKIKNQRKKSEKKETLKKVAAGAAIGAVVGVAAGVLLAPKAGKETREDLAKVTKEAVEKAKEKIDEVKAKLKGQAPEAVEPSSENK; encoded by the coding sequence ATGGCGATTTCTGATTTACTGGAAAAAATCAAAAACCAGCGGAAAAAATCAGAGAAAAAGGAAACCCTGAAAAAAGTAGCTGCCGGCGCGGCGATTGGTGCAGTAGTCGGGGTAGCGGCCGGCGTCCTTTTAGCGCCGAAAGCCGGTAAGGAGACGCGGGAAGACCTGGCCAAAGTCACCAAAGAAGCGGTAGAAAAAGCTAAGGAAAAAATTGACGAAGTCAAGGCCAAGCTCAAGGGACAAGCCCCGGAAGCGGTGGAACCGTCTTCGGAAAATAAATAA
- a CDS encoding DUF4391 domain-containing protein, giving the protein MLAIPSVYEINKTFTIKTFMTADLTQKEKKRFREAVIEIKLLYQIAGEDIPSLINDEYDCQAILFFSVRLTELKNANFVGNIMQRLVKPLCVIRFYDHTNCQVFCFCHKRLNLNDRTQVVIEDMVYSSPTSMQFADETNTMMRQYIEFDRIQNRGNKLDFYLEMMIKAYIISNLSLWSGTRALLVSKVWYNRDDMLKLYDRLKRVEQLKKEQKFAKTVAESARINSELKRLYAEFAKIIEKA; this is encoded by the coding sequence ATGCTGGCGATACCCAGTGTATATGAGATAAATAAGACATTTACCATAAAGACATTTATGACTGCTGACCTGACCCAAAAGGAGAAAAAAAGGTTCAGGGAAGCAGTAATTGAAATAAAGCTGTTATATCAGATTGCAGGGGAGGACATCCCCTCGCTGATCAATGACGAATACGACTGCCAGGCGATTCTGTTTTTCAGTGTCCGTTTGACCGAGTTGAAAAATGCCAACTTTGTAGGAAACATCATGCAGCGGTTGGTCAAACCGTTATGCGTAATCAGATTTTATGACCATACCAATTGTCAAGTTTTTTGTTTTTGTCACAAAAGGTTGAACTTAAACGACAGGACGCAGGTGGTTATCGAGGATATGGTTTACTCCTCCCCTACTTCCATGCAGTTTGCAGACGAAACAAATACTATGATGCGGCAGTACATTGAGTTTGACAGAATCCAAAACAGGGGCAACAAGCTGGACTTTTACCTTGAAATGATGATTAAGGCGTATATCATATCCAACCTTTCCTTATGGTCTGGGACGAGGGCATTGCTTGTCTCAAAGGTATGGTATAACAGGGACGATATGTTAAAGCTCTATGACAGGCTTAAACGGGTAGAACAGCTAAAAAAAGAGCAGAAATTCGCAAAGACTGTGGCGGAAAGCGCAAGGATTAATTCAGAGTTAAAAAGGCTGTACGCCGAGTTTGCCAAAATTATCGAGAAGGCATAG
- a CDS encoding DEAD/DEAH box helicase, whose amino-acid sequence MNEVISSNEQLIAKINEVLKERKGRKINIINDKLTLSVFSELSKNLKNVEKINFIIRNTAYVPAGRELPREFEIRQNDTDLFFNSYDIIQKNKLQHFAKAKSMYDFIQKHVNVRKAKDPGKITGNIIMIDDEIAIHGTSSLEVSRKTKRGELAPIHFNSAVTEKSQLEHFQRLFNIIWNSDDYTEDYKTQLLESLNYVYKDYSPEFLYYFTLKELFGSQLDSGVERFEKDKTGFKKSVIWNSLYDFQKDAVVSAIQKINKYNGCIIADSVGLGKTFEALAVIKYFELREDNVLVLCPAKLYDNWDSFKNPYIDNAFIKDNFNYKILCHTDLTRTKGYSRSGIDLSRVNWSNFDLVVIDESHNFRNRNEDIEHMSRYMKLMNDIIKKGHGTKVLMLSATPVNNSLIDLKNQISIITADRDHAFEEAGIPSISNLLRKTQKEINDWLKTEERSKNDLLDRLPADFYKLLEMVTISRSRKHITGYYGNDNIGKFPEKLPPETYYPEIDTKGELLNFAETNEILESLKLAVYSPMSYIKSEYKEYYRKKYQTVYGERVLFYHENRELINARLHRFNLFKRLESSVFAFGETIRRLIARIDSYIEVISRCNSGEVELAGEEYVEEDVTLDYKYEIKVEHLIAADFLEDLYYDKEMLEGLYRNVLQVLNEKRDAKLKKLEEIIVNKIIKTPYNPGNRKMLIFSAFADTANYLYDSIADELSKHGINVACITGSGDPRTTMKNIRCEFNTILRHFSPKSKLGQDLPKHEQIDVLIATDCISEGQNLQDCDAVINYDIQWNPVVLIQRFGRIDRIGSQNKKIAMINFFPNLALNDYLQLEQRVKGKMMAVNLTASGDEDFLSPEMNDFLFRKKQLERLQKEVIEIDELNDNISLTDLNMNDYIYELSRYIKNNTEIMRVPRGVYSVTEGEKKGCIFCFRHQNEVAKPANESSLYPYYVMYISNDGEIYYGSANAREALREFRKIAYGKAKPDPELFKKFNSRTKNAEDMSFYSRLLNKAIEAIQGDEDKKAEMTIFDFGGYNNEFANSSSDDFELISFLVVE is encoded by the coding sequence ATGAATGAAGTTATAAGTTCTAATGAACAATTGATAGCAAAAATAAATGAAGTGCTAAAAGAAAGAAAGGGCAGGAAAATAAATATCATTAATGACAAACTTACATTATCGGTATTTAGCGAACTTTCCAAAAATCTTAAAAATGTTGAGAAAATCAATTTTATTATACGCAATACTGCTTATGTGCCTGCTGGGCGCGAACTGCCTCGTGAGTTTGAGATTAGGCAAAACGATACAGACTTGTTTTTTAATTCGTATGACATCATCCAGAAAAACAAGCTCCAGCATTTTGCCAAAGCGAAATCCATGTATGATTTTATCCAAAAACATGTAAATGTGCGTAAGGCAAAAGACCCAGGGAAAATAACAGGGAACATTATCATGATTGATGATGAGATTGCTATACATGGCACATCATCCCTTGAAGTATCGAGGAAAACAAAGCGTGGAGAGCTGGCGCCCATCCATTTTAATTCTGCTGTCACCGAAAAATCGCAGCTTGAGCATTTTCAGAGGTTATTTAATATCATCTGGAACAGCGATGATTATACCGAGGATTACAAAACACAGTTGCTTGAAAGCCTTAATTATGTTTACAAAGACTATTCTCCCGAATTCCTGTACTATTTTACACTGAAAGAGCTTTTCGGCAGTCAGCTTGATAGTGGTGTGGAGCGCTTTGAAAAGGATAAAACAGGTTTTAAAAAGTCTGTCATCTGGAACAGTCTCTATGATTTTCAGAAAGATGCTGTTGTTTCCGCCATTCAAAAGATAAATAAATACAATGGGTGCATCATTGCCGACAGTGTTGGTCTGGGAAAAACCTTTGAGGCTTTGGCCGTAATTAAATACTTCGAGCTTCGGGAAGATAATGTGCTGGTTTTATGCCCTGCCAAGCTCTATGATAACTGGGATTCCTTCAAAAACCCATACATAGACAACGCCTTTATAAAGGATAACTTTAACTATAAAATCCTTTGCCATACAGATTTGACAAGGACAAAGGGTTATTCCAGAAGCGGTATAGATTTATCCCGTGTGAACTGGAGCAATTTCGACCTGGTGGTCATCGACGAATCCCATAACTTCCGCAACCGAAACGAAGACATTGAACATATGAGCCGCTATATGAAACTCATGAATGATATTATTAAAAAGGGACATGGGACAAAGGTACTGATGCTGTCGGCAACTCCCGTCAACAACTCGCTCATAGACCTGAAAAACCAAATAAGCATTATCACTGCCGATAGAGACCATGCCTTTGAAGAAGCGGGAATACCAAGTATATCCAACCTACTCCGCAAAACGCAGAAGGAAATCAATGACTGGCTTAAAACTGAAGAACGGTCAAAAAACGATCTCCTGGACAGGCTTCCCGCGGACTTCTATAAACTGCTGGAGATGGTTACTATTTCTCGGAGCAGAAAACATATTACTGGATACTACGGAAATGACAATATTGGCAAATTTCCAGAAAAACTACCGCCAGAGACATATTATCCAGAAATAGATACAAAAGGAGAACTGCTTAATTTTGCGGAAACGAATGAAATATTGGAGTCATTGAAACTGGCGGTTTATTCTCCTATGTCCTACATAAAGTCCGAATACAAGGAATATTACCGTAAAAAATACCAGACCGTCTATGGGGAGAGGGTGTTGTTCTACCACGAAAATCGCGAGCTTATCAATGCCCGCTTGCATAGATTTAACTTGTTCAAACGCCTCGAAAGCTCTGTTTTTGCTTTTGGTGAAACCATCAGGAGGCTTATCGCCAGAATTGACAGCTATATTGAGGTCATATCACGCTGTAATTCGGGAGAAGTGGAGCTTGCGGGAGAAGAATATGTTGAAGAAGATGTTACCCTTGACTATAAATATGAGATTAAGGTGGAACATTTGATTGCAGCGGATTTCCTGGAGGATTTATACTACGACAAGGAAATGTTGGAAGGTTTGTACAGGAATGTTTTACAGGTATTGAATGAAAAAAGGGACGCAAAGCTGAAAAAGCTTGAAGAAATTATTGTTAACAAGATCATCAAGACCCCTTATAACCCAGGAAACAGAAAAATGCTTATCTTTTCTGCTTTTGCTGATACTGCTAATTATCTGTATGACAGCATTGCTGATGAGCTTTCAAAACATGGAATTAATGTAGCATGCATTACTGGTTCTGGAGATCCGCGGACAACGATGAAAAATATCCGCTGTGAGTTTAACACCATTCTGCGACACTTTTCGCCAAAGTCTAAGCTGGGTCAGGACCTGCCGAAGCATGAGCAGATCGATGTGCTTATTGCCACTGACTGTATTTCCGAGGGACAAAACCTGCAGGACTGCGATGCCGTCATTAACTATGACATCCAGTGGAATCCCGTTGTGCTTATCCAGCGTTTCGGCAGGATAGACCGCATTGGCAGCCAAAACAAAAAGATTGCTATGATCAACTTCTTTCCCAATCTGGCTCTCAATGATTATTTACAGCTTGAACAGAGGGTAAAAGGGAAAATGATGGCGGTAAACTTAACGGCCTCAGGGGATGAGGATTTTCTCTCCCCTGAAATGAATGATTTTCTCTTCAGAAAAAAACAGCTGGAACGGTTGCAGAAAGAGGTTATCGAAATTGATGAACTGAATGATAACATCTCCCTGACCGACCTGAATATGAATGATTACATTTATGAGCTTTCGAGATATATCAAGAATAACACAGAGATTATGCGGGTACCCAGGGGTGTGTACTCTGTAACTGAAGGGGAAAAGAAGGGCTGCATCTTTTGCTTTAGGCATCAAAACGAGGTGGCAAAACCAGCAAACGAAAGCTCGCTTTACCCGTACTATGTAATGTATATCAGCAATGATGGTGAGATTTACTACGGCAGTGCCAATGCCCGTGAGGCCTTAAGGGAGTTCAGGAAGATTGCTTATGGCAAAGCAAAGCCTGATCCCGAGTTGTTCAAAAAATTTAACAGCCGTACCAAAAATGCCGAGGATATGTCCTTTTATTCAAGGTTGCTCAATAAGGCGATTGAAGCAATCCAGGGGGATGAGGATAAAAAAGCGGAAATGACCATCTTTGACTTCGGAGGATATAACAACGAATTTGCCAACTCAAGCTCCGATGATTTTGAGCTTATATCTTTCCTGGTGGTGGAATAG
- a CDS encoding ADP-ribosylglycohydrolase family protein — protein MADPHIAGNGSIMRLAPVALYYANNSPLAMKYCADSSRTTHAAAECIDACK, from the coding sequence ATGGCAGATCCACATATTGCCGGAAACGGGTCGATCATGCGGCTGGCCCCGGTAGCGTTATACTACGCCAATAATTCGCCGTTGGCAATGAAGTATTGTGCTGATAGCTCTCGTACGACCCATGCGGCCGCGGAGTGCATTGATGCCTGCAAATAA
- a CDS encoding restriction endonuclease translates to MASRINFQFDDKLKYQLDAIYSVVDLFKGVSRQDEGTIYRNVNRIKKIGEGDPVRNPQIVKPSRLLKNLQEVQRRNMLFMDNELKGNNFTIEMETGTGKTYVYLRTILELYKTYGFTKFMIVVPSIAIRKGVEKSIEMLREHFKALYDGLDIKNHAFVYDSNNLGRVSSFVESRDLSIVVMNIQAFNKDTNKIRQADEYGQILWEDIKYISPIVIIDEPQKIEGTAKKKSASLTAIEMLNPLFILRYSATHKRLFNQVYKLDSYDAYQNDLVKKIEVKTVHGTIPKDYPYIRYVEFTKDLYAKIEIFCVEQGGVIRTKQFKVRGGDSLYECSGNLAQYRNMIVMEDPHKLKKLKIGKWDDVLELAVGESNVNMSEEEIIRIQIRLAIKSHLDKQYKILRKGHKIKVLTLFFIDAVNKYRDSSAPDGRGEYLRIFDEEYAKIITDDRWNKVFKEYPELFKEYKDVYRVREGYFAVDKNKNAVEIENWENIMDEEKLKAKSQEDIDRGIELILEKKDELISFEEPLAFIFSHSALREGWDNPNVFTLCTLKKSGSDIAKKQEIGRGLRLPVDIYGNRCTDSEVNELTVIANDYYDHFAAALQQDFNEQAGFNKDEVTYDVIYTTLKNAGIPENKIMELAELFKQELLEQGIINNDGVLTRDARKIETITFTNETLQEHSIMLKEKFVEAMLAKGTRKIPIKNGDEEPVENGKHSYISEEYFDKLLKELSKRMSQRTMYQVKIDNKAFIEECVSELDEALRYKRIRYEYHIETGKAEFDELKKFRLADPSVQQLFDELEGMETGKSEFEIINYIMYHTMLPRLAIYRIISRLEKKDMLKNQDILDFVTQRLQEKLTDFMAQGVIRYEAIDGYIFDESTIFETEQIDRSMLDDAASLVFKTNPESRRAVHKYYKFDSKGELEFAKRLDADENVLLYTKLKKGGFVIDTPYGEYSPDWAVIYKGDNNTARLFFIVETKIDKDKNDLNKVETTKIRCGELHFKAVANDVQFKQAKNYDDFLQKIGVK, encoded by the coding sequence GTGGCCAGCCGTATTAACTTTCAATTTGATGACAAACTGAAATACCAGCTTGATGCCATTTATTCAGTGGTTGACCTTTTTAAAGGTGTCAGCCGCCAGGACGAAGGAACGATATACCGCAATGTTAACAGAATAAAGAAGATTGGCGAAGGTGACCCCGTCCGCAATCCTCAAATTGTGAAACCATCAAGGCTTTTAAAGAATCTCCAAGAAGTTCAGCGTAGAAACATGCTGTTTATGGATAATGAGCTGAAGGGTAACAACTTTACAATTGAAATGGAAACGGGTACAGGCAAAACCTATGTTTACTTGAGGACTATCTTGGAGCTTTACAAGACTTATGGTTTTACTAAGTTTATGATTGTTGTACCCAGCATCGCTATCAGAAAAGGCGTTGAGAAGAGTATTGAAATGTTAAGGGAACATTTCAAGGCCCTCTACGACGGGCTTGACATAAAGAACCACGCTTTTGTCTATGATTCAAATAATTTGGGCAGAGTCAGCAGCTTTGTGGAAAGCAGGGATTTAAGCATAGTGGTGATGAACATCCAGGCTTTTAACAAGGACACCAATAAAATCCGCCAGGCAGACGAATACGGCCAAATTCTCTGGGAGGATATCAAGTACATAAGCCCTATTGTTATTATCGATGAGCCGCAAAAGATTGAAGGTACTGCAAAGAAAAAGAGCGCTTCTCTTACGGCCATTGAAATGCTTAACCCTTTATTTATACTGAGATACTCTGCCACCCATAAACGGCTTTTCAACCAGGTATATAAACTGGATTCCTATGACGCTTACCAGAATGACCTGGTTAAAAAGATTGAGGTTAAGACGGTGCATGGCACCATACCCAAAGATTACCCCTATATCCGCTATGTGGAGTTTACCAAGGATTTGTATGCCAAAATCGAGATATTTTGTGTTGAACAGGGCGGGGTTATCCGTACGAAACAATTCAAAGTCCGCGGCGGAGATTCCCTGTATGAGTGCTCGGGCAACCTTGCCCAATATCGAAACATGATTGTCATGGAAGATCCCCATAAGCTGAAAAAGCTTAAGATTGGCAAGTGGGATGATGTGTTGGAGCTTGCTGTCGGGGAAAGCAATGTAAATATGAGTGAGGAAGAAATAATAAGGATCCAGATCAGGCTTGCCATTAAGAGCCACCTGGATAAGCAGTACAAAATCCTGAGAAAAGGACATAAAATAAAGGTACTCACCCTTTTCTTCATTGATGCTGTAAATAAATACAGGGACAGCAGCGCCCCCGATGGCCGAGGGGAATATCTGAGAATTTTTGATGAAGAATATGCCAAGATAATTACTGATGACAGGTGGAATAAGGTATTTAAGGAGTATCCAGAGCTATTTAAGGAATACAAGGATGTTTACAGAGTCAGGGAAGGCTATTTCGCCGTTGATAAAAATAAGAATGCGGTTGAGATCGAAAACTGGGAAAACATTATGGATGAAGAAAAGTTGAAAGCCAAATCCCAGGAGGATATTGACAGGGGGATTGAGCTGATCCTGGAGAAAAAGGACGAACTGATTTCCTTTGAAGAGCCTTTGGCTTTTATTTTCTCCCACTCCGCCCTGCGGGAAGGTTGGGACAATCCCAATGTGTTCACTCTCTGTACTCTGAAGAAGAGCGGTTCCGATATTGCCAAAAAGCAGGAGATCGGTAGAGGTTTAAGGCTTCCTGTTGATATATATGGTAACCGCTGCACAGATAGTGAAGTAAATGAACTGACCGTCATTGCCAATGATTATTACGACCATTTCGCAGCGGCGCTCCAGCAGGATTTTAACGAACAGGCTGGATTTAACAAGGATGAGGTTACCTATGATGTAATCTATACTACGCTTAAAAACGCTGGTATTCCTGAAAACAAGATTATGGAGCTAGCAGAACTCTTTAAGCAGGAACTTTTAGAGCAGGGGATTATCAATAATGATGGTGTCCTTACCAGAGATGCCAGGAAAATTGAAACCATTACTTTCACTAATGAAACCCTCCAGGAACACAGTATCATGTTGAAGGAAAAGTTTGTTGAAGCGATGCTTGCCAAGGGTACCAGAAAGATTCCGATCAAGAACGGAGATGAAGAACCTGTAGAAAATGGCAAGCACAGCTATATTTCCGAGGAGTATTTCGATAAACTGCTGAAAGAGTTAAGCAAGCGGATGTCGCAGCGAACCATGTACCAGGTGAAGATCGATAATAAGGCGTTTATAGAAGAATGTGTATCGGAGTTAGATGAAGCTCTTCGGTATAAACGCATAAGGTATGAATACCATATTGAGACAGGAAAAGCAGAATTTGACGAGTTAAAAAAATTCCGCCTGGCGGATCCATCTGTACAACAACTTTTTGACGAGCTTGAGGGGATGGAAACAGGGAAAAGCGAATTTGAGATTATCAATTATATTATGTACCATACCATGCTTCCCCGTCTTGCCATATACAGGATTATTTCAAGACTTGAGAAGAAGGACATGCTGAAAAACCAGGATATCCTTGACTTCGTAACGCAGAGGCTCCAGGAAAAGCTGACCGATTTCATGGCTCAAGGGGTTATCAGATACGAGGCAATTGACGGATATATATTTGATGAATCCACTATCTTTGAAACCGAGCAGATCGATAGAAGTATGCTCGATGATGCGGCAAGCCTTGTCTTTAAAACCAATCCAGAAAGTCGGAGGGCAGTTCATAAGTATTATAAATTTGACAGCAAAGGTGAACTGGAGTTTGCCAAGAGGCTTGATGCGGATGAAAATGTGCTCCTTTATACTAAACTCAAAAAAGGCGGTTTTGTAATCGATACTCCTTACGGAGAGTATTCGCCTGACTGGGCGGTAATTTATAAAGGGGACAATAACACGGCGAGGCTTTTCTTTATTGTTGAAACCAAGATAGATAAGGATAAAAATGATTTAAATAAAGTTGAAACGACAAAAATACGGTGCGGGGAGCTTCATTTTAAAGCTGTTGCAAACGATGTACAATTTAAACAGGCAAAAAACTATGATGACTTTTTACAGAAGATCGGTGTCAAATAA
- a CDS encoding vWA domain-containing protein, whose amino-acid sequence MNANLTEIIFLLDRSGSMGGLERSTIRGFNEFIAKQAQLEGRTLLTVILFDHEYEILWNGIDVKGVKLTENEYYVRGCTALLDAIGKTIVDVNYRLSKTNESERPGKVIFVITTDGLENASREFTYRKVKELIRRQQEQYGWEFIFLGANIDVEQEADKIGIHIDNAFNFEASTAGIEAMYLKVNEAVCEKRNQYLSPRKTK is encoded by the coding sequence TTGAACGCCAACTTAACCGAAATAATTTTTCTGCTCGACCGGAGCGGTTCGATGGGGGGACTTGAAAGGTCTACCATAAGGGGTTTCAATGAATTTATCGCAAAACAGGCCCAATTGGAAGGGCGGACACTACTTACGGTGATTTTGTTTGATCACGAATATGAAATTTTGTGGAACGGCATCGATGTCAAAGGTGTTAAACTAACCGAAAACGAATATTATGTCCGCGGGTGTACGGCTCTTCTCGACGCGATTGGCAAGACTATTGTGGATGTTAATTACAGGCTGTCAAAAACCAATGAAAGTGAACGGCCCGGTAAGGTAATATTTGTTATTACGACAGATGGTTTGGAAAATGCCAGCCGTGAATTCACCTACCGAAAAGTTAAAGAACTGATACGCCGCCAGCAAGAACAATATGGATGGGAGTTTATCTTCCTCGGCGCCAATATCGACGTCGAACAAGAAGCCGACAAAATTGGCATTCATATTGACAATGCCTTTAATTTTGAGGCTTCTACTGCTGGTATCGAGGCTATGTACCTAAAGGTAAACGAAGCGGTATGCGAGAAAAGAAATCAATACCTAAGTCCCCGAAAAACTAAGTAG